The Penicillium psychrofluorescens genome assembly, chromosome: 2 nucleotide sequence GAGCGTTCAGTTACACTGTAGCATCTAGGGAGCGCCTTATACAATTTCGTGTTTCTGAGTCTCTCTTAGATATAGAAAGGCTGAGTCTCGCTCGGAAGATATATGGCGACGTTGTGCCCGCCTGTGTTAATAGAGGCGTTATAGGACCACCGCCTTCACTCACAGTCTATGTGATGGACAAGGTTCCCGGAATAACCTACATCGAAGCGCCTTTAACAACACTATATTGTACTTCATGGCAAGAACAAACGGTGTCAGATTTCGCAAGGTACTTTTAATGATACTGTGCTATGGAACTACAACTAACCTTGCTAGATTTTTTGCCAATTCTTGGGTGAACCGACTAGCAGAGCCTCATCGCTCCGAGTACTCTTTAGCAGATCTTCAAAACAAGCTTGATATACTTTTACGGCAGCTTCCTTCGCGTTTCACCGGCATCATTTCTAAGCTTCACCAAGACCTTCCAGCAATTTTTGGTCCCACGTATCCGTTGGCTCTAACTCACGCTGACTTATGTGAGATGAATATCATCGTCAATCCTAAAGCAGGCGGTATCAATGGGGTCGTTGATTGGGCTGAAGCAAAAGTTTTGCCATTTGGAATGTCCATATGGGGGTTCCGAAACATGCTTGGTATCATGAACTCAAGTGGTTGGCATTACCACGAAAATTCTTCTAGGCTGGAAGACCTTTTCTGGGATACATTCCATAGACATGCGGGAAAGGTTTCCGATGATGACAAAAGTGCAATGAAAATTGCGGAACGAACTGGATTGGTTCTTCGTTATGGTTTCACTTGGGAAGATGGAATTTTTGAAAGGCCTGTGAATGAGCAAGATTCTTCGATTAGGTATTTGGACGCATTTTTACACCACTTGGTGGATTGAGCTTGAAAAACCGTGTATCATCTCGTCCTTTTTGATCCTCTATTTTCCCCCCAAATATACCCAATCCACGAGCTCCTTAGCCCGGCACACTTGACGCTTAGCGCGAAATAGATCCGAAAAGCTTTCCGGTTTCCCATGTATCCCTGGTTCGCAATGGACCTCCCCCGTAGTCCCGTCGAAGAACCCAACATAGAAAAACATCACCGGTCTATCAATTGAGGTGTACATGACATAGTATTTTTTAAACGGTTCCAAATACTGCTGTTTGATCGTGTGCTCACATGAAAACATCTATTGTAAGAGTAATCCTATAAAAGCGATAGGAAATTCCTAGTTGGTAATAATTACACAGACTAGGCGTTCCCACCGCTTGGTTGACATGTTATTACCCCACAACCCTCCAAAAATGGGGGTTTGACCAGTTTGGTAACGGAGTTGCTCCCGGGACAACTTTGGAAGCCGACGGCTAATGTCTCGGATAATTGGTCAGTCCATCAGTCAGACGACGCTATCTCTTGGACTTTTACCCAGCGGCATTCATAAGAGCAATTAGCAGTGCTTCTCCGGCAGCTCAAATCTTTGTGACTTCTGGATAGGAAAGCAACAGCACCAGATATGCCCGCAGCAAAATGTCAATATATTCTCAGTGAGGAGCAAAAGCAACACTGGCTCAAACATGGCTTCATCAAAGTTCCTCAGTGCTTCACTCGAGATGCCGCTGCGGAATTCGCCTCCTCAGTCTGGACTCGTCTAGGCATCTCACCCACCGACAAATCAACctgggtggaggagaaggtgaacATGCCGGGTCATACCATGATCAGCGTCGAGAGATTTGCTCCCAAAGCTTGGCATGCTATCTGCGAGCTGGTTGGTGGAGCAGACCGAATCGTTGATTGGTGcaaggactggaaggatggTTGGATCGTGAATATGGGCAAGCCAGAATACAGTCCGGAGGATGATTTGGACCTTCGGTCTTTGGACAATTGGCACAATGATGGGGACTGGTTCATTCATTTCCTGGATAGTCCTGAGCAGGCACTTTTGGTTATTCCGCTTTTCAGCGATATTAAGCCTAAGGGGGGTGGAACGGTGATCTGTACTGACGGCATTGGGCTTGTGGCTGATCATCTGGTATGTTATTTTCGCAGAAACTCGCTCGGTTGCGGTCTAACCTGTGGGATGATTTAGTATAACCACCCCGAGGGCACATGGCCTTCCCTCGCCTCTCGCAACGCCCCAAATATCGTATCCAAGGAAACCCACTGCTGGAAACGCTGGGCTAATTCCTCAACATATACCAAGGACGAGTCCTTCCACGAGGCTACTGGCGAGGTGGGAgatgtctttcttctccatccatTCATGCTACACTCTGCTTCTCGCAACCTGCGACGCGACATTCGCATTATCACCAACCCGCCGGTCGCACTTAAGGAGCCTTTCAACTTCAACCGCGCAGATGGCCAGTATAGCTTGGTTGAGCAGAAGACTTTAAGAGAACTGGGTAGGCCCAACGGTCTACCTGAGTGGAGGATCACAGGTTCGAGGGAACTTATTTGCCCGAACCGCATAGAGGTGAGTTCTCCAGGATTGAGACATTGCTATGTTTGTGGTAACTAACACTGCTGTATAGATACAATCAAAAATGGCTCGAGAAGAATTGGAACGGATAGAAAAGTCGGGCAAATCTATCACTAACCTGCCCGGTACCAAACCCGTGGAGTACTATCCGTCATGATTTCGGCCATCTTCAATTGGATATACCGTCTTACTTTGGTCCGGCAATCTTTCCTTCACGTGATGCCATGGAAATGACATCTACATGGCAAACAAACAAGGTATATTATCGAGAGAAGTGAGCGGCACACTTTCGCGTAGAAACGATTAAACCAAATTGCTCCCAACCCAATTTCTTTTGATGGATTTGTTGTTTGCATAGTTCAGTCCTAGAGACATTAAATACCCATGttcaccatcctcgctgCCAATAATGCCATGATATTCATTTTTCCAGTTGCACATGCATCCCACACATAACAAGAACCATTGCAAGGGAACTTTCGTCCGAATGACAATAACCAACATACCCCAACCTGCCCTCTCCAACCCTAGCCAACGCAACTGGTGCCAATTTCAGACCATGCACAGTATTATCCAACGCTTCTACATTTCTCTCGATAGTAGCGCACTCGTTAGGCCGGTACCAAGCTTCGCAATCCATGACGTTGTCCAAGAAAACAGTCTGCGCGGTGTACGACTCTGACAGAAACCGGCATCCGTCTTGGGGAACGTGAGTCTTGTTCAAGACAACCGTTGTGTGATGGGTTGGTCCGTTCGTCCAGGAGAGCCCTGCATGCTTGAAGAATGCAGTGAGCTCCTCGGGACTGGACTCATTCGCAAAAGCGGCAGTGCAGATTGCAGTGCCTCCGCCACGAACGTATTCCAGTACTGCATCGCCCACCTTTTCGTGCTTTCTGCTCGTGAGTGCTCGATCTGTCAGAATGACCGCCTTTAGAGGAATGTCGGAGAGGATCCAATAGACTTCTTCGGCTCGCCATGCTTGTCTGAGATTTGAAAATTTCCCGAAGTAGTTGATGAGATTCTTGTACTCATGGTCAAATGTGTGGGGTTTCTCCAGAGAGATGAGTAGAATTTCTGGTTGAGCTTGTGGTGGATGTGTAGCCATGTTGAGATCGTTGACTAGAATGAGACAAGAGATGAGGgtcaagaagaggaaggccGTAATTATGTAGGAAAGTCCTATATAGCGTCTTGTCCTACTCTGCATGCCGGATTATCCGTGTACTTGAGCACTTTTGGCACGTTCTTGCGGATGAGCGCGGTATCTTCATGTGCCTAGTAGCACCTCAGGGCTTCCCGGTAGACATACATGAAAGTGTGTACATGACCTCCAAGCTTGTAGTAGTACACATTATGTTTCTAGATCAGACACTCGCTTACCATTCTTCAGGCCCTTCTTACTCTTAAGTCGGATAGAGAAAAAATAAGAGCGAGGTACTCGTGTTCATTAAAATAACTAGATTGAGTGCAAATTTCGATCTACATACTGGTTGATTATAGAGTACGCGTCCTGTTTCACAATGGCCTATTTCACAATGGCTTCCATGATCGAACCAATCAAGCTGCATCATCCATTCAATGCTCGTAATACCACCTTATCCCACGCCAGCCAGACCAGAATTTCCTATTGGCATGCGAACCACCCAGAATAGTCCCGAGTATGCTTCAGTTAACGCATGTCACCATAGCAGTGTTTACTTAAGACCAGATGACATATTGCCAGAACGATTCCTTGCATCATTTATTAGAGCCAAGGCTGGTCCTggttcttcatcttctggaGGGGGTGGTCGTGTTATTTTATGTGCTTAGTGCCACGATGCTGGGTTATTCTGCCCGACAACAGGGGATGCGAAAGAATCGAGACTGGTTGATGAAGAATTAACAAGTAACCTATCAATAACAAACTAATGGTATACAGCAACGAAAAATATCCATCCAAATACATCTTTTGATTTAGAGAGAACAATATAAACACGGTGTTCATACATACTATCCGATATACCGTCTCACGGGAAACAACCACGGGACGAGATAGTGGGGAGAGAAGATTGAATAAATAGTCTCACAAAATcatcgaaaagaaaaagaggaaaaaagagagaagagtgGGAGTAGGATAGGAAGAGAGAAcgggaaagagaagaaaaaacaaaaccccCCTGGAGTTCAtttggaaaagaaaaagaaacaagaacaagaacaagtCAAGTGCAATATAGCCACACTCCAGTTTGGCACCTTGCAGTCCGCCGAAATAGAACAATCCGTTGGCCCAACCGAATTCGCTTCCTGGTATTTCCGTACCCAACTTCCCAAACCCGATACGCCGAAAAGCAAGAATAAAGAACAAGGACGTCACACAAAACAAACAGGGCCTCTCGATGAACGCCGGTAGATAAATCCACCCT carries:
- a CDS encoding uncharacterized protein (ID:PFLUO_003927-T1.cds;~source:funannotate), whose product is MPAAKCQYILSEEQKQHWLKHGFIKVPQCFTRDAAAEFASSVWTRLGISPTDKSTWVEEKVNMPGHTMISVERFAPKAWHAICELVGGADRIVDWCKDWKDGWIVNMGKPEYSPEDDLDLRSLDNWHNDGDWFIHFLDSPEQALLVIPLFSDIKPKGGGTVICTDGIGLVADHLYNHPEGTWPSLASRNAPNIVSKETHCWKRWANSSTYTKDESFHEATGEVGDVFLLHPFMLHSASRNLRRDIRIITNPPVALKEPFNFNRADGQYSLVEQKTLRELGRPNGLPEWRITGSRELICPNRIEIQSKMAREELERIEKSGKSITNLPGTKPVEYYPS